A region of the Apium graveolens cultivar Ventura chromosome 6, ASM990537v1, whole genome shotgun sequence genome:
TATGTAAACAAAATGCTAAAATTGAGAGAGGGACACCAAGACTAGTTATCAATTATAAGCCTCTAAATAAATACCTAAAATGGGTACGATACCTTATACCTAATAAAAAAGAccttttaaaaaaattaagatcttcggtaatattctccaaatttgatttaaaatcaaaattttggcagattcaaatccacccaaaagatagatataaaacTGCTTTTACGGTCCCATTCAGATCATATGAATGGAATGTCCTTCCATTTGGAATCAAAACCGCCCCTAGCGAATTTCAAAGAATTATGAATGACATATTCAATGACTATTCTACATTCTGTATAGTATATATTGATGATGTTCTAGTTTTTTCAGAATCtattaaacaacatttcaaacacCTTAAAACTTTCTGCCATGTATCTAAGAAAAATGGTTTAGTCATATCAAAATCCAAGATTTCCCTATTTCAAACTCGTGTAAGATTTCTTGGCCACTACATATCAAAAGGAACAGTTACACCAATTGAAAGAGCCCTAACTTTTGCAACAAAATTTCCCGATAAAATCACAGATAAATCCCAACTCCAAAGATTTTTAGGAAGTCTCAATTATGTCCTAGACTTCTATCCTAACATCAATAGGATAGCCAAGCCCTTACATGACCGCCTTAAAACTAACCCCGTCCCTTGGTCATCTGAACATACCGATATTGTTCGACAAATCAAAGCTCAGGTTCTAGAAATCCCTTGTCTACACCTTAATGATCCAAATGCTTTTAAAGTAGTTGAAACAGATGCTTCTGAGTTAGGATACAGTGGTATACTAAAACAAGTAGTCAATGGTAAAGAACAAATAGTCCTGTTTATATCTGCACATTAGAATGATTGTCAAAGAAATTATTTTACTATAAAAAGGAAATACTTTCAATTGTTTTATGTATTACAACATTTTAGAGtgatttattaaatcaaaaatttctcTTTAGAGTCGATTGTAAATCTGCAAAAGAGGTTTTACAAAAAAACGTCCAAaatattgcatcaaaacaaattttcgCCAGATGACAAGCATTATTAAGcatttttgattttgatattgAACATATTAAGGGAGATATGAACTGTGTCCCTGATTTTCTGACCCGTGAGTTTTTACAAAACAGATAGTCTTATGCCTCGAAAAGGCAGAGGTGGGGGAAAACCCCCAACATTTCCCAGACAATTCCCGGTCACTCAACAAAGCAAAGCGAATACTTCTTCAGGAAAACCGATCATATCCTGGATCGATAAGGTAATTACAGATAAAAAAGACAATAACTTATTTCTAGCCCTTCAAACCATCAAAGCCCATGGCCTCAACATCCAAAATCCCTCAACAGCCTCCTAAAGCTCTTCAGAAAAATCAACTAAAGTTACCCAACAAAACACTTTTTCCAGCCAACCTACAAATACTCCATTTCAAACAACACAATCAATCAGTTTTCAAAACCCAACCCTCTTAGTTCCTCAGAGACCTATGTCAAAATTAGAAATTAATATCCCAAAAATGCAAAACCAGGAGGTAGTAGTCATTCAGTCaaacttttcaaaatcaaattCTGATTACTATACCAAAAGAAACCATCAAAAAATCGTATCAGTCGAAAGAGGATTTAACAATGACGATGCCTCCCTAGCAATTTCAAATGCTTTCCCTAAAGGATGGATGTTCAAACCCCGGTATCTATCAAAAAATAATGACTATTATCAAGCCATTCTCTTGTCTACTGAATCGGTCacattcaaacatttttacaaCGCTCATGATAGAGAACACTCAACGCCTTCATACACAACATGTCAAATACAAAAGGTCATCCACCCAAGTCAATGGGGCCAAGAACTCCATCGTCCAAATTTTTTTCCTTTAAACTTCAAAAGACAATTAAACCACTGCTCCTCGTATTCCTACTGGGATTACCAGCAAGCATGACACAATTTATTCTTTATCCAAAATCAGAAGAATAGTCATTCCTGGTTGTTTTATTTCAACACCAAAATTCAAGTTCAGGAACTCCCTGTTTGGTTCCTTCAATGGTGGGATTTCTTCGGAGCAATTGAAGAAATTCTTACTCCAAATGCATCCGAATATCTAAAACTGTTCAAAACACACTTCAAACCCACATAATACGAAAGGCATTTTCCTCCTCTTTTAATGTTATGTTCAAATTTCTTTCTTCCATGGGTCTTTTCTTGGGAGTTTaaaattcatttcaaccaaaCACAGTCCTGTATTGTTCGGTCCTTTAAAGTCAAATAGTGGAGCAATTTCAAAGAAGACCAAAAGATTTCCAAAGAGATCATTCAAAAATAGTTATcaagtcaaaattttattaccAACAAAGAAGTTACTACTTTCTTGGCCCAAAAATCAAATGCCCAAGTATTATTAGCCCAAGCAAAAACCAGAAGCCAATACAAAGAATCCTTACTTCAACTCGCAAATTCAATTTATGATTCCGACGACGACGGCAGTTCGGTTTATTTAGGAGATGACAACGGAGATAACTGTCACAGAAAATTTTCCCCTGTAGTTTCCACTgattgaaaaaaaagagaaaaaagaccAAAATACCCCCATAAATTTCATGCAAATTTACATCATTTCATATTATTTAGTTTTCCTTTATTTCATTATTGTAATCAGTTTGTATATATACTTTTTTACTCCAAATTATTAGGGGTAAAACGGTAAAAAGTACttaaaaaagagagaaaaagaggATATTGTACATCATTTAAAATTTTGTATCTAGTTTTCATTATATCGGCATTTCTACCTTAAAAACCCGTGAAATAAGCAGAAGACACAAAAGAAGACAAATAAGACACAAAAGAAGATTCCCATTGAGACTAACTCATCAgtattcaaaagaagacaaagaagacacaaAAGAAGATTCTCACTGAGACCAACTCAGCATTATTCTCCAAACAAAGCAACTTTCGGTGGAAGAGGAATCATACTCAAAATCCTGTGAATAAAGCAGCCTCCCAATCAGGAAAACAACCCCTCCACTATGAAAAAGAGGACCTCCCACTCAAGTCAAGCAATCCACTCAGGAAAGCAGAactccactacaagaaaaagaatGATGTTGTTTCAAGAAAGTAGACTCTtcatccttctataaataaaGAGAAGAAGAGAGTAATAAACACACTTGATATTAGAGAACATATAATATACACATCTTATACCAATGATAGTAGTTCATATTTCCGAAGTTTATTCTCAAGTTTTCTCAAATTGTACACAAAGACTAGCAAATTGCTttcagttatataatcaaaagcGTTTCCAAATAATTTCAAATCTTATTCTTGTTCATATCATGTTttaatattttgtgttaattctTATGTATTGCCATGACTTAGTTATATATAATATGCATATCATGTCTTAGTCTTTCTATATTACTCTCCCTACTGTTTAAATTAATATTTGTTGGTTCTATTACGtccttttatatatatatatatcagtagaTTTTGTAACCTTAGGTTAATACAATCAAATAGAATAAGGGAAAAGGTAAACCCCTGTTCCATTGGTTTTTAAATAAAATCGGAACCGGAACTtgaaatttttaattttcaaaataaaGACCGTAACCATAACCGattcttttaatattttaaaattgtaTAGATTTATGCTTTTTGCATTTCtgtcatttttaaataatataaattttgtatttagAGGCACTTGGAAACAAAAGCGTGTAATTACACGTTATTCGTAGAAGGAAGCAAATATTACAATTAATATTGCGCAGAGAGTCAAATGTTATCGAATGAAATTTACTACTAGTAGACGGTAATTACTAGTAGACAGTCATTTTCTACTCTACGTCTCTACAAAGCTTCATGCAAAAAATAACAATCTGCATAATAGGGTTTTGAGAGGATGAAGATGAAATAAGAATTAAAAAGAAGATGAAGAATATGATGGGTGCAATGAAAATATGCGGAGTAAGAGAGATGCAGATAGAGATTGAAAAGgcgtcatcatcatcatctacTTCAAGCATTGATCGTGATGATCATGATCATCTTATTTCTCATCTCCCTGCTCTTGGTGCTCATTCTCACCACAAAGTCAAGCTCCATTGCTATATTATTTCACCCTTTAATTCCTATTATAGGTAATTTTATTACACGTTGTTTTACTTTCAAATTGGTGGCTGTTAATTTGTTAAATATCTTCTTTATATGcactatttttattttttttgggTTTGATGCATATGTTCTTTTTAGTTTAATATACTATAAAAGTATACCAAACATATCATCTGGGTAGATAGTGAGTCATGAAAGATGTACGAAAATCTTACCTTTTACAACTTCATTGGGGATGTATTGGGGATGTAGACTCGTCAAGCAGTTTAATGCTCCTCCAAAGTATAATTCCgtaaataatttttatttcttttccttctGAATAAAAAATTTGGTGTttgaattttaataaaaaaagaaaaattcaaaaataaattatgaaaatataatTTACATTCACCTTAAAGTGCTAGACACTAAAAAAAAAACTGTATACAATTGGATAATTGGATGAGACAGAGTAGTTatcaattttaatttattattgggAAATGTTATTTCCAAAGTGCTGTTTGAAGTTCCCGAACAATTTGTATTGGAATTGTGTTTATGTCAATCATGGAAGACAATCATATAGTGAGTCAGGAAAGATGTAGGAATATCTTACCTCTATTTGGGAAACTTCTAATGTAATAGGTTAGTTTTGATGCTTCATTTATTATTGGGAAATATTATTTTCAAAGCGGTTTTTGAATTTTCCAAATAATTTGTATTGGAATTGTGTTCATGCTAATCATGGAATAAAAACTTAGTTCAATCTGATCTGGAAATAACTGGAAATAATGTTTccctttattattttatattcaaATTTTAAGGTTTTTTCGAATTTAGTGCATTCTGTAATGAGTTATTATTGATCTTACGCTTGGTTATGTACTTAATTAGTGGCATTGTGCAATAAAGTGAAAGACTGAAAGCTCTTTAATTTTTCCTCTGTGTACTATTGTAAAAGGGAATGTTATGTATATGGGTAGTAGTGACCAACTCAAATAATAATTGTTAAGCATACTAGAATATTGTTATGGGTTTTGCTACTAGATCAGTTATTCACAACTACTGATTATTTTGCACTGCTAGAAGTTAACAAATTTCATGGTCCACTTTTATGAACATAAAATTATTTCGTCGAACATATCGATTATGCACATTCAAGGCAGATATCAACCTTTTTGATAACATGATCACTTATTAGAGTTTCCCAATCAGTAAAACCCTTGTCTGAAATGTTCTTGCAGAGTTTGGGAGACATTTTTGGTTCTTCTGGTTTTTTATACAGCATGGGTGTCCCCGTTTGAATTTGGATTCCTAGAATCACCGAAGGGTCCTCTCTCGATCACTGATAATGTTGTGAATGGATTTTTTGCTGTTGATATATTATTAACCTTCTTTGTTGCCTACGTGGATAAAGCTACTTATATTCTCGTTGACAACCCAAAAATGATCGCTTGGAGGTATACAAAAAGGGGGTTGGTATTTGATGTTATATCCACAATCCCTTCTGAGCTGGCACGGTGTGCTTTGCCGCATCTTCTTCAACCATATGGCTACTTCAATATGCTTCGTCTGTGGCGTCTTCGTCGAGTTAGTGCCTTGTTTAGCAGGTAAGATATTTTAGCTTTTGTGTCTCGCAAATGATTATATGCTGCTCACAAGTATGCAGTCATGGATATACACTGCCAACTGTTTTGAGATATTTACTGTTGCAAATTTATGTTAGATAAATCATGAATTATTTCTATTTGCAAGAACAGATGAAGATCAATTTAGAGATTATAGTTGTTGAAATGGTATGAGAAGTTCATTAGTCTACTTTAGTGATTGGGATTTAAAAATAGGATATATGCTCCACTTAAAGTTTACAAGTTAAAtcgaaaataaatttaaattttgtaaTTATTCCCACCTCAAATATCCTAAATCTGAGAATTGCTTGACGAAAGGCTGAAGGTTAAATTGGGAGGCTATATTAATTCTGATACATTAGCAAATCAAAATCCTTCAACTAAACTTCAGATCTTTACTTTAGTTCAGCTGTAATATATCTTTACTTTGTTCAGCTGTAATATACAGGTTATTTATTAGGCACTTACCTTTGACCTTATTATTCTACAAAGTATTACTGCAGTTCCCTAATATTTGAAGGACAACTTGGTGGACCTTGAATTCTTTTTATTTGCATTCTTAAAAATTTGTTAGAAACACCATTTGCATTCAGTGTTCCTATAGTGCGGTGTTACTGTTAATTATATATGATAAATTGATAATAATTTGGATATTATTCTTCATCGAAAATATATATAGCCTTGTCTTTTGATGATGATGAACTTATATTTTGCTTACCAGATTGGAAAAAGATAAAAACTTTAGCTATTTCTGGGTCAGATGTTCAAAGATGATATGTGTAAGTATCTGCTTGAACTTTTAATGTTTGTGAATGGATCGAGTAAGTGATTAAATTTATAGTCGGTCTCAATTATACATGTTATATCCTGTAGGTAACACTTTTTGCTGTTCATTGTGCTGCCTGCTGCTTCTATCTTATTGCTACTCGCCAACATGATCCAAAAAAGACATGGCTTGCACTTAGCTATGACAATTTTCATGATGAAAGTTTGGCAGTTCGATATTTGACATCAATGTACTGGTCTATCACAACATTGACAACTACAGGCTATGGTGATCTGCATGCTACAAATAACACAGAGATGATATTTGACATAGTGTATATGCTATTCAACCTTGGATTGACCGCGTATATTATTGGAAACATGACAAACCTAGTTGTCCACAGGACTAGTCGAACCAGGAAATTTGTAAGTAAAACGTTTTTTCCTTAGGCAATGCTGTTAACTCATAACTGCACAATGGTGTTTGCGATTTTTCTGTTTTAAAACTTGCAGTATAATACTACCAGATGTTTTCATGATGTTAGGCTTCTAATGTTTTTAAAAGTCGTCttctaatttatttatttttttcactGTGGTAAACTCTGCGCCCAACAGTTATCCTCCTTGAATTAATTTATTGACTGTTTATACAAATGGTCAGCTTCCCTTCAAAATTTACGGGTTTTGGTATATTACAATAAACAAGTCAGtacataaaaaattaaaaaaagtaTCTTTACCTTTTAACTTAGTACAAAGTACTATGCGGAGTGTAAATACTTCATATTAATTTAGTCTTAATTTTCTTATATATGTCCAAACAATCTCTTGTACAGTTGATCTTGTATTGTTTATTCAGCGTTCATGTAATAGTTATTGTAGTGTCAGTCATTTGTTATATACTGTGGAGTTGCAGAGGGATACTATTCAGGCTGCATCAAGTTTCGCTCAAAGGAACCAAATACCTGTTCGCCTACAAGAGCAGATGGTTGCACACTTGTGCTTGAAGTACAGAGCTGACTCCGAAGGGCTCCAGCAGCAAGAAATTCTTGATGTGCTTCCCAAAGCCATCCGATCTAGTATTTCAAATTTTCTCTTCTATTCTCTTGTTGATAAGGTGTATCTGTTCAGGGGAGTTTCAAATGACTTGCTCTTTCAATTGGTAATTAGCAAATCTTTCTCATTTTCATCTAATATTAAATCCTATATTCTCGTCTCTCCACAACACACATTAAATAAAATTAGATTGTAACATATACTCTGTCACCTTGCATTTGTGTTGAATTAATGTCATGTACTCAGAATATATGATTGAATGGTGTAGCATTTATTCACCAGTTCCTGTGTTAAGTGTCTCAAGCTTCGTAACTTTGTAGGTCTCAGAAATGAAACCGGAGTATTTTCCACCTAAGGAAGATGTGATTTTACAAAATGAAGCTCCGACAGATTTGTACATTCTGGTTACCGGATCAGTGGTGAGATTCAACATTTGTGTACGAAAAAAATAAGAAGCATTcctttattaattttaatataattttaaggATGTCTAAAACATTATTGACTAGTTTAACGTAATAGTGGTAACTACAATGACACCA
Encoded here:
- the LOC141667078 gene encoding potassium channel AKT1-like isoform X2, translating into MKNMMGAMKICGVREMQIEIEKASSSSSTSSIDRDDHDHLISHLPALGAHSHHKVKLHCYIISPFNSYYRVWETFLVLLVFYTAWVSPFEFGFLESPKGPLSITDNVVNGFFAVDILLTFFVAYVDKATYILVDNPKMIAWRYTKRGLVFDVISTIPSELARCALPHLLQPYGYFNMLRLWRLRRVSALFSRLEKDKNFSYFWVRCSKMICVTLFAVHCAACCFYLIATRQHDPKKTWLALSYDNFHDESLAVRYLTSMYWSITTLTTTGYGDLHATNNTEMIFDIVYMLFNLGLTAYIIGNMTNLVVHRTSRTRKFRDTIQAASSFAQRNQIPVRLQEQMVAHLCLKYRADSEGLQQQEILDVLPKAIRSSISNFLFYSLVDKVYLFRGVSNDLLFQLVSEMKPEYFPPKEDVILQNEAPTDLYILVTGSVDIIRQRNGTEVTVRELKTGDVCGEIGVLCYRPQLFTARTKRLSQLLRLSRNAFLYIVKTNVADATIIMNNCLQHLKERNDPVMKEILVDIERMLAQGRSDMPVSLCFAAMRGDDLLLHKLLKRGMDPNESDSSGRTPLHISASKGFTECVILLLDYGADPNCKDFEGNVPLWDALLGGHESVIRALVENGADISSGDVGQFACFAVEQNNLCLLKELVRALASYEGNEEIKELVLKKKEGRSKHALKSVHYLKKYLSEPPRRPTPIPDDTPSVGYDNGASSISYPLRRRTNYFDHSLFGIMSAARKPNKVGKGILPATVDLEREQILCNEIARVTIQCPEKNELGAKVVPLPKSLQLLFDIGLKKFGFYATKVLTKDGALIEDIQVIRDGDHLILAR